The following is a genomic window from Bactrocera tryoni isolate S06 chromosome 2, CSIRO_BtryS06_freeze2, whole genome shotgun sequence.
GatgatacaaatacaacaacaacttcttTCACCTTCCCAGATAATACAGCACCCACAGCGCCACCAATATCACAACATTCCCCAACCTTAGTGAATAATCTCGATAGTCCAATCAATAAGCATCGCAAGAAAGAGGGCATACAACCGGAGGAGATACCAATGCTGACGGGCACACATCACAATTCCGATGATGGTGGCGACAGTCCAGAGCAAGACCGAAAGTTCGCCAAAAACATATTACAACAACATGTACGTGCTACGCCTACACCGTCGCCACGTCATCACATCGCCGAGACCGAACTCAGCGGCAGCGATAACTATGTGAATGTGAATTCACCGAAAAAGTTGAATAACAATGGTGCGAGAGCAGCGGATGCATTTTCCAATCCCAGTTATCAAATTTTAAAGACTGTTTCAAAGGATGTGGATAATAAATGAAGCGTGATCAGAAGAAAATCCCCTGTTTGGCAATTGCTAATATGTGCGCGAATGTAAAATTGATCGAACAAATATTGTCATGATTAGTTGAATTCGACTTTTGTAGTAACTACAATCTACAAACTATATTATACTACTACAAGTGAGGGTTAATTATCGaaagtaaaatcaatttttttttaattttaatttgttattattctgggttatttttttaatgaatcttcctttaaagtcgattttatacatattatgcTAATAAGTGTTCATTTTCATAGTCAAAATGAGTTATAGTCATAAGTATTGCATGCGATTTTGCTTATTCACAATAACTTGACATTTATTTTAACGGTTTTAGCTTTCCAAATACCATTGATCTTATCGATGAAAGCGCGCCAGCTTAAAAAAACGGtaacattttacatacataatgcatttaTCTACTATAAATGGAAGAATAAAGGGTTTTTGGTCATATTTTATCCATTATtacattacaaaattaaataataaggCTAAAATTACAAATGAtcataaatttcaaactttttaatcCAAAAACTGTATTCAGAAtgcttaaaaatcatttatactCCTAAATCATTAAAAGAAACACAATGGGATAGCTTAAACGCCGACttgaatacttatatataaatgtattgcgataaaaaatgtttgttttaatgAAGTATCCTTATGTAAACTTAGATAATTgttgtataattaaaatataagaaagaTACTTTCCTCATTAATACCTATACGCTGATAAAATAGattaagtttacatatttacaactaCTTTAACTGTACATAGACTACTTTTAAATAAACTGTGCGTTTCATACTCATAAGAAAAGTGAGCGAACAACTTTTCAATGTGCTATATATAAATCTATTTAGTTTTATTGTAATAAGATTTAATTTTGTGAACTTGAATGCCTTAAACATTTTGCGCAGGAATAAAATCTACGATATATAAAAGTtgctatatgtatgtttttaatcgttcatttatttatgtatatattttaatggtTGGTATTTAGCTGAACTTGTTTCGCGCAACAGTTTTTGAATATCCGTTACACCATGGCAGGTTTCTCTTTGTAACGGATGAATTCAAACGAGTATAACGTGTGAATGCTAGAAATGAGTATTTCTTCAGTCATCAATAATTTTTACACAATGTCACCCTGTGCTCTTTAGTGTTGGGAATTAAAACATTTGCAAATTGGTATAGCTCCaactaaaaacaaattgttagtctaatattttaaaaaatcaaacaacttctcaaaattaaatataaacatttattacTTACtgataatattttagtaaaactcAAATGAgtctaattatttttgttaaaagttcatatttgcTGTATAACATATATAACATATCTGCGCAAACAGCTGATTGTCATAGCAGAATCAGCTGAATGGGAAACGAAAACGAATTGTCAAAACGTGATTGATGTCTATCTTTTCCACTTTCAATTGGAATCAGAGTTCAAAAtcatttattagttttaaagaaattgtttttaacgtaaaaattttgtttcttgtGTTAAAATCAGGAGAACAGTTATCATAAAAACGAAATAGTTGCACActataattcaaaaaattaggCATGGCACACGCCACATCGCAGGTAAGTTTCGAATTTATTGTGATAGTGACGCAATACAAGCAAATGTTTTGTGCCAAAATCTccaaaagaaatgaaataaatacaatacttAAAATACTTAGGCTACtgtgttaataatatttttgaaattgtgtAGAGTGCTTGTAAGagaattttaacgaaattgTATTAATTAAAGGGACCTCAACTGCTGCACGGCTTTAAGCGCTTAACACGCTTCGACAAAGGTCTTGGTGCACAACTGCCAGAGGCTTACAAAAAATTCTGGCGCGAATGGAAACTTACTACACCAGCTGCCGTACACTATGTTCCAAAGACTGAACCCTTTGAACACGATGAAGTGACTGGGGCAGTAAGACCTGTTCAAAATATACCCTTGCCATTAATCGACACCCCTGAATCACATGAAGGAATTTGGGGTGGAGAGGCTGTTATCAAAGGTTTTCAAAAACGTCATCCACAAAAAAGGCGAGTGCCACACTTTTGGGTACCGACGCTACGACGTTCTGTGGTGCACAGCCAAGTGTTAAATGCGTATATTTCAATGGTTGTGACTGATCGTACCATCGATCAAATTCACGATTGTCATGGCTTCGATCACTATCTTCTGAAGGTGTGTAATATTTTAGTTGTGAGGAAATAACTTTATATTTcagtaataaatattataattttcagaATCTTGCATGCGATTTGCGTTCTGCACTAGCCCTGAAGTTGAAACGCAAAATCCTAATGGAATTGAAGGATGGCTGTCCCAATTTATCGGATAATCCTTCTGAGAGAGCGCGTGTTCTTAAggaatttaaatgttatttggATTCGGTATGACGTAACTTAATAAATTGCCCTTGTTTGGATCGTCATGACGttctgtatattttttagtatacaCCAGAAGAAATTGAATGGTACGGTCATACATACGAAGAGGCCATACGTAAATTGCAAGCTCAAATACGCGCTGAAAACCCTATTGTACCCCATAAAGTCGAATTCCGGATGAAATTAATTGAACAACTGAGAAATGCAGGTATTAGCGAAGCTAGTGGTAGTCATATCAATGAAAAGTCGGCGAAAGGAAACGACGATGCTGACATCGAACGCATAACAAAACTGTAAGTACATTTTTATAACTAAAGATATGCGCTAAGTAACTATTATTTGTCCTGCAGTGAAGCACCATCCTCGCCTACATCAAACTGGTTGTCGAAAATAAACCCATTTGgcaaaaaacaagaaacttAAAGACTTAGTCTATTACTCTTATTCACTGTTATgcaaaaattaatgtttgtcAAACATTCTTGTTCTTTTTTTAGaatcaatgtatgtatatggtatatgacCTTTCATCAATATTTCTCATTGagtcatattttacaaaaattgtattgaaagtATGCATGTGAACATTTCACATCGCATACTAGCAGTGCAATTTTGGTAAAAGGTAAATTTATACTCGACtatgaaagtaaaataaatccaactatatatgcaataaatatatatatttgttttggaaaagttcTATTCCTGCCAGTAACTAATCCACTTTTTTATTCAAGGCTGGTCACCCTAGATTCTATTCTTACCtcataaattgaacaaacgAATGGTTTAAGCCAAAAAATAAGACCCGACTATGaactttataattaaataaattattagatttttacaaaaagctTTTGAACTGTAAAGCACATTTATTGCACACATAATACAATTGTTTTGCTTTGGAAtgcaaattgtataaaatatatttaaatacaataaaaacacatacctacaatgtatattatgtagcaaactataaaattaaacaaaaagtcaAAGGACTTATATACTAACTACATAAATGATTATGtataatacaaattatatacgCGATCCGTTGCTAAACTATATTTgtgctttcataaaaaaaacgattgtaCTATCGTCAAAGTCACAAATAAATCACACTTAGGAAGCAATCACTAGTTTAGGCAATTGGATTCCTTTTCATAAGTTCAATATCCGCTTCCATCATGTCcttaattaattctttaaatGTAACCTTAGGTGACCATTTAAGCTCTTGACGGGCTTTACTCGAATCACCTAGTAACAAATCCACCTCTGTTGGACGGAAATACTTCGGATTAATACGTACACGCACAACGCCGGTATCCTTTTCGATACCCACTTCATCAACTCCCTCGCCTTGCCAAACTATTTCTCGGCCAATGAATTTGAAAGACTCTTCGACAAATTCACGAACGCTGTGCGTTTCACCGGTGGCAATCACAAAATCAGCAGGCTTTTCCAATTGCAACATCATCCACATGGCCTCCACGTAATCCATTGCGTGACCCCAATCACGTTTCGAGTCAAGATTACCCAATTCGAAAGATTCCAATTGTTGATGAAATATTTTCGCTACGGAACGCGTTATTTTGCGTGTCACGAAATTTTCACCACGACGTGGGGATTCGTGATTGAACAATATGCCATTACAGGCATACATATTATATGCTTCACGATAGTTAATAACAATCCAAAAGCCGTACATCTTGGCGCAAGCTATAAAGAATGTAGAACAAATCATCAGCCTTCGCATAAATTCGTAAATCTTAAAGAATAGATaacaaattatgtatttttataaatgttgaATTAACTTACCGTAAGGTGACCGAGGGTAAAACGGTGTTTTCTCGTTTTGTGGTGTCTCTACCACCTTTCCGTACAACTCTGATGTAGAAGCCTGATAGAATCGTACAGTTTTTTCCATGCCACATGTACGAACAGCATCTAGAATTCGTAATGTCCCCACAGCGTCTACTTCGGCAGTATATTCACTCAAATCGAAGGACACTTTTACATGAGATTGTGCAgctaaattataaatttcggtTGGCTTTACCATGCTGATGATCTTCACCAAACTACTGCTGTCTGTCATGTCACCATAATGTAGTTTCATTTTCCCTCCTTGATGTGCTACAGGGTTGGCATAAAGATGCTCAATACGAGAAGTGTTAAAAGTACTAGCACGGCGAATAATGCCATGGACTTcatagtttttctttaaaagaaacTCCGCCAAATACGAGCCGTCCTTTGGTTAcgaaaaaccaaacaaaataaaataagattgaataaaacttgtataaaaaatgtatatacgtGGACAAAAGTATATGTTGATATGATGGCCAAATATTATTTACTCAgctgaatatacatatgaaaacaATTCTTACTAAAACCACAAACTGAATGTTTCTCTTAAGCAGATATTCACATAATTATTAACCCTACCAAATTATCGtacattgtatgtacatattgtagGTTTGAATTGTGAAAAACCTTAAgcaattttgtaaatttgatCTTTACAGAACATAATACGAACCTGCCCAGTTATGCCGGTTATCAAAGCAATTTTCCTGCAATCGCCACTTCCATTTTCTTGTCGCCTATTTGGGTCGCTTGTTTGTTGTGAGCCACTTGCTTCGCTGTTGGATGACATTTCGTTCAACCCACTATGCAGataaataaccaaataaaacctatttataactaaattacTAACAGAGCGGAAACAGAATTGGCTGACTATGAAAAGAAGTTAAAGTAGCTTAATGGCATTCACGAAAATATATTGATAAGAAAAAAGGTTGCCACATTCgaataaaatccaaaataaaaagtACTTGATTGTGTATATTtgccacaaatatttaaaatcatacGGTATGTActctttcacaattttttgaatttaaaatctaacatacaaatttttattttacatttgaatTTGcactaatgtttttttttcttttttaatttaaaaaattataattttttttgccacaTTGCCATATGATTGCAAATATAAACGACAAATCGATTCAAATGTCAAAATACGTGTTCATTTGCCTATAGGGATTATTATCTGTAATTTTGTTATCTAAACGAAATCAATTATCAAATAAAGatatacaatttattaattgagGCCGTAATTGTAACAAATACCGCTATTCTTTATCATTTTAAGGGCAATCTGAGAATTTTTAGAACAAGAACTTCCTCAGAACATTAAAAATGACTGAAGTGTTAAAAACAGTTTTAAGTTACTTTCTTTCCGAGGAATGTATTGAAACGTACTTGGTTTTTCATGACTTCACCGATGGTAAgttcatttttacatttataatttgTCCTCGtttattcataaaatgtttCCTTTTTTGAAAACAGGTACATGTTTTAAATCACTGTTGAGCAAATGTCTCGGATATACAATAATCGCTGGGTCTATTTTGGTTAAAATACCCCAGGTTTTAAAATTGATCAAAAACAAATCGGGTGAAGGTATTAATTTGATAAGTGTACTATTGGACCTCACAGCCATTACATCGCATATGTCATACAACTACGTTAAGGGTTATCCATTTAGTGCTTGGGGAGATAATACATTTCTGGCCCTTCAAACTGCTGCTATCGCTGCTTTAGTTCTTTTCTATGGAGGCTCAAAGGGATTATCCTTGatcttttgcattttatatacGCTGGTAGTGTACGTACTCAATTGCGGCCTAACTCCAATTAATATATTGCTGGTAGCACAAGCATTTAATATACCTATATTACTTCTGGGTAAACTCTCACAGGCGTGGACAAATTACAAGAATAGTTCTACAGGTCAGTTGTCCGCAGCAACtgttttcttgttatttgcTGGATCATTAGCACGCATTTTTACATCTACACAAGAGACTGGAGACTCTATGATAATTGCAACATTCTGTGCGTCCACATTTGCGAATGGCGTGATTGCTTCACAAATGGTATACTACTGGAACAAACCAGGAAAAAGTAAGAAAGTCAATATTGGAAAGACTTCAACAAAGCCTATCTCTGCACCCAAAAAgggtaaaagcaaaaaaatcgactAGATGACGGATAGTCGAAATCAACATTTGCGAAGCTAGGTATATGTCAAGgtattttcttgtttaaaagaaattttttcgtATACTTGTGAGCTGTTCATAACTTATAACAGAATGAATAAATACTTACCCGAACGGAGTAGAAAAATTTGTGAATACTTTAAATGAATGCggtttgcaataaaataaataataacaaacgaATCTATTCTGTGCTGTTTTAGTGTAGATGTAAGTTATGAGTTAAGACAGAGAACGTTGATTAATCAAAGTTCTCTGGTTAAATGTTATTCGAATATTCTATATACAAATGTGATATTTGtctatcaaaatatttaacaaaggAAATGATAAATTAACGATTACACTTTATTCCAAAATTAATGAATTGTGTAGATTATCAAATAGTTATATaccattattaaaatattcctGCAATGCGGCTAATGCCCTATAACGATGggagattttatttttttcttcctttGGCATTTCAGCATAGGTCAAATCATAGCCTTTGGGTTTGAAAATAGGATCCCAGCCAAAATCGCGACCACCTCGTGGTTCAACTATACTACCTTCTGTTACTCCTTGAAAAATTATTGGTTCGCCGTTCGCACTCTCAGCAAAACTAAGCGTGCATATTGCTTTGGCATTTTTGTTATCCCATCCTGCTAACATACGATATAATCCTTCAGGTTGTAATTTCTCCAAAAACCATTTTATGTAAGGCCCTAGGAATAATATGGGAATATTTTCATGTAAAGCAGGTGATTaatgcatattatatatatttaccggGTAATCCTTCTAAGGCATCGAAACATAAGCACGTGTCCTCAACCAACACTGGTCCATCGACTTGTTTTGCTGcttctttacattttttaatagcgatttcattaatttcgcCTTGTAATTCAGGAAGATCTATTTTTCTGCTCACCACTTTGCGTGGAAACTTATCTCCCAATATGGCTACGAGTTCTTCCAATTTTTTGGCATTGCCAGTGACAAAAGTAATTGGTTTCGACATTTCGAAGAGCACttttaaaatgaatatataatCTTTTTTAAACCTTTTATACCACAAAATAAATCTGAATTAGAAAATGCCCTAAACCTCAAAAAACCACAAATGATAAACAGTTGCAGAGGCGTagcaagaaaaaaactaaaagggGTTTCATGCTTCTACCCAAACCCTCCAAAGTAATAATTGATAAAcccattttcaaattaaataaattgcaaaacaaaacttttattttattttatgaaatgcgtatattaaatatttatttcaatttagtgTCTTCTGACAAAATTACTAcgtattttcaaatacatatatatattaaatatatttattctagCTGAGACTTATGCGCccaattgtttatataaaataggTACATAGTCATCAAACTCAGCTTGATAGAAGTTGCCAGCGACTGGATCGCCAAGATTATACTTTTTGGCAAAAGCAGCAATTTTGAAACCCCCGCGGTCATCTCCACTGTTATTTGGTAAACGTTTTTCATCGAATGTCAGCTTGCCGCTCTGTTTGTAAACCAGAAAAACATAGCGATGTAAACCAGTTTCTGGTGGAGGACCCGAACCAATATAAGCCGATAAGACCTTTAAAGACAGAAAAACATAATGAATAGAccaattatgtatgtattttgtgttATATTTAGCCAATTTACCTCTCCCTTTGAAACATCACATCCAGGAATGTTGCCAACCAACCAATGATGCCATTCCCGATATTTGGGATCAGTACGGCTAGGTGCATCAGGATCTGTCATGCACAAGGTATATAATGCATTAGGATCGGCCTTCCAGGTAATGGTAGGTTGGtcttttactaaagttggtGTTAAAACATTTCCTTGTTCTACAGAGGCACCACTTGGATAACAAACGGTTACTACTTCTTGTGGCACACACGAAATTACATCTGGCACTACGCAATGTTCCTCCATGGCTAATTTTGCTGAAGAAAATTGACGACTACAATGTTTTTTGATCGAATTTTCTAGCACCAAATTGTGTCTTTTGACAACTGCCGGTTGCAAGGTAAATGTCAAAAACGAACGCAGAGTGACATTTTCTTGTTGCCGGCGAATAAGATGACGTAAAGACGGGGCAACAAATACCCTACTATTATTGATTACACGATTTAGCAACATTTCAAACAActgaaagaaattattcagactTTCAGATgattgaataaattttatttaagaatgaAAAGAACAAGTGATGAATTGCATAAGAAGAAATACAGTAAAATATAGCATAGAAGGATTGGCACAATGACATTAGATGAGAGAtgccatatttctttaaaaatgatgtcggtgtgaacgtaaccgtcaatgacaaCCGTTATCCTACCCCAGTTCCTGATGGGATACTTTCGCAGAATGGCGCGGAAATGCTTCCTAGCAGCATCAATATTTCATTCCTTAAGTACGTATACGACAATCATTCACAGTGGCGGAAATGCTTCCTAGCAGCATCAATATTTCATTCCTTAAGTACGTATACGACAATCATTCACAGTGAAACCATCAACACCGACTCCCTCttagtgaatggcgttcttcgAGTCAAActaccacccattgcagacgaagagctcgagttgcaaGAGCGaccaggttaaactcctacttatccagagtAGACCCCGCcatatctaatatatgtatgtccagcgtgcaatgagtcccggatgacactggccacctctgtGCATGAACGTTATTTAGCGCTTACAATTctaacggggattaggtacACGTTACAACAACTGaaaccgttatcgcgccatgataaccgtgatctcgacgacatttgatggatttatt
Proteins encoded in this region:
- the LOC120769122 gene encoding mannose-P-dolichol utilization defect 1 protein homolog; translation: MTEVLKTVLSYFLSEECIETYLVFHDFTDGTCFKSLLSKCLGYTIIAGSILVKIPQVLKLIKNKSGEGINLISVLLDLTAITSHMSYNYVKGYPFSAWGDNTFLALQTAAIAALVLFYGGSKGLSLIFCILYTLVVYVLNCGLTPINILLVAQAFNIPILLLGKLSQAWTNYKNSSTGQLSAATVFLLFAGSLARIFTSTQETGDSMIIATFCASTFANGVIASQMVYYWNKPGKSKKVNIGKTSTKPISAPKKGKSKKID
- the LOC120768525 gene encoding GDP-mannose 4,6 dehydratase, which encodes MSSNSEASGSQQTSDPNRRQENGSGDCRKIALITGITGQDGSYLAEFLLKKNYEVHGIIRRASTFNTSRIEHLYANPVAHQGGKMKLHYGDMTDSSSLVKIISMVKPTEIYNLAAQSHVKVSFDLSEYTAEVDAVGTLRILDAVRTCGMEKTVRFYQASTSELYGKVVETPQNEKTPFYPRSPYACAKMYGFWIVINYREAYNMYACNGILFNHESPRRGENFVTRKITRSVAKIFHQQLESFELGNLDSKRDWGHAMDYVEAMWMMLQLEKPADFVIATGETHSVREFVEESFKFIGREIVWQGEGVDEVGIEKDTGVVRVRINPKYFRPTEVDLLLGDSSKARQELKWSPKVTFKELIKDMMEADIELMKRNPIA
- the LOC120769426 gene encoding protein D3 — translated: MLLNRVINNSRVFVAPSLRHLIRRQQENVTLRSFLTFTLQPAVVKRHNLVLENSIKKHCSRQFSSAKLAMEEHCVVPDVISCVPQEVVTVCYPSGASVEQGNVLTPTLVKDQPTITWKADPNALYTLCMTDPDAPSRTDPKYREWHHWLVGNIPGCDVSKGEVLSAYIGSGPPPETGLHRYVFLVYKQSGKLTFDEKRLPNNSGDDRGGFKIAAFAKKYNLGDPVAGNFYQAEFDDYVPILYKQLGA
- the LOC120768526 gene encoding 39S ribosomal protein L28, mitochondrial — its product is MAHATSQGPQLLHGFKRLTRFDKGLGAQLPEAYKKFWREWKLTTPAAVHYVPKTEPFEHDEVTGAVRPVQNIPLPLIDTPESHEGIWGGEAVIKGFQKRHPQKRRVPHFWVPTLRRSVVHSQVLNAYISMVVTDRTIDQIHDCHGFDHYLLKNLACDLRSALALKLKRKILMELKDGCPNLSDNPSERARVLKEFKCYLDSYTPEEIEWYGHTYEEAIRKLQAQIRAENPIVPHKVEFRMKLIEQLRNAGISEASGSHINEKSAKGNDDADIERITKLEAPSSPTSNWLSKINPFGKKQET
- the LOC120769123 gene encoding inosine triphosphate pyrophosphatase — translated: MSKPITFVTGNAKKLEELVAILGDKFPRKVVSRKIDLPELQGEINEIAIKKCKEAAKQVDGPVLVEDTCLCFDALEGLPGPYIKWFLEKLQPEGLYRMLAGWDNKNAKAICTLSFAESANGEPIIFQGVTEGSIVEPRGGRDFGWDPIFKPKGYDLTYAEMPKEEKNKISHRYRALAALQEYFNNGI